From the genome of Muricauda sp. SCSIO 64092, one region includes:
- a CDS encoding leucine-rich repeat protein — protein sequence MKKQLQLVLSIILMALAGLTGYSQNFSVGNIEYKPTSATEVEIVDYAVTGGHVEIPSTVNNGANTYTVTAIGREAFEHNQLTSVEIPNSVTSIGHEAFRGNNLRKVTIPNSVTSIDGVSAFHLNPNLETMTVKRNDPPILAGNAFHTPQSSLRPSRENVDLLVPKDALGNYQDPNKGWTGFKSIIGIFTVNDTEYGITSTSPPEVRITDYTGTALEVEISETINYDGETYTVTAIGINVFRDKGLTSIDIPNSVTSIGAAAFYKNQLASVDIPKDVTTIGADAFRENQLTGVTIPEGVTSIEAGAFQSNELTQVIIPGRVTSIGSLAFDGNSLEKVFVKATDPPSLNQDAFEDRAQIDLVVPEEGVYKSNVQWTNPNFKSISSFIGQRFTVGEIEYAITSTSPDQVEVSGYSGSGTEAIIPPTVIDNGSNFTYTVTAIGDRAFQQKGMTSVSIPNTVTRIGQDAFWKNQLTSIVIPERLTILGQRAFGESGLTEVTIPEGVTSIPQWAFAQAQLTEVTIPANVEFIGKQAFLGAGSTNPIDVVTVKAKNPPALGEEVFVNRGKNREIIDLEVPLGTLVAYLDPANGWTGFRSISEIPEIGMTFSVDHIIYEVTSIDLNNEEVMVTDYNTEGGASVTIPSSVDHGLNTFTVTAIGDSAFYNDQLTSVTFADRSKVTSIGINGFRNNQFAHMTLPNGVTSIESNAFHGTPLKVLKVEATNPARVAENAFTNRDQIDLVAPEGTLEAYQAANDWTGFRFMSSGTFTVDDIDYAITATAPNEVMVVNYTNTAGQGVHVSIPETVDDQGETYTVTAIGNRAFYDANCWRVTIPGGVKSIGSQAFYGTNPIISVIVVGDADNPPTLAADAFQYPRRNHHINVTVPVPVENTLTLSSSNLNTALSNQVKAYEGTGWTGFRSISTLIGQRFDDDVLKYQITSIFPGGGGVTVVGYANKNNHGFSSGGHLVIPESVQGRQDRTYEVRHIGNDAFKHTFQGPKLTSVEMPSTLRRIGERAFLYNSLTEVILPEGLTHIGEDAFYGNQLTHVEIPSSVFLLGRTAFGDNQLTRVVLPRTGDIERWAFLSNKLTEIIIPAGIHGIGLYAFQNNPDLRLVTVEATDPPDLQRDGFANADRDQIDLVVPMGDIMIQAYLDNGWDGFRSISFGVFTIDDIKYGITAPNEVKVLDYTGTATEVKIPEAVDNNGETYRVTAIGEDAFEDNQLTAVTLSDSVESIGVQAFYNNPGLGLVTVEANDPPALDATAFANANRHQIDLVVPIDKIQEYLDNGWDGFRSISHGIFTVDDIKYEIIAPNEVMVLDYTGMATELEIPETVDDNGETYTVTAIGEDAFWNKQLTAVNLPDSVERIGSQAFANNTDLGLVTVGAVDPPVLDATAFVNANRHEIYLVVPIGKIQEYLDNGWGGFRSISHGIFTLDDIKYGIIAPNEVMVLDYTGMATELEIPETVDDNGETYTVTAIGEDAFWNKQLTAVNLPDSVERIGSQAFANNPDLGLVTVRAVDPPVLDATAFVNANRHEIYLVVPKGRMQVYEDNGWGGFRSISEDGTPPQPNIGAPQSIDDLGPFTVSITFDGEVTDFGVDDIQVTNATVSALTGSGFTYTATITPTSPCGIAIAIPANVATGVNGLPNPAAQQVSVGIMDTIAPTITCPANVVANTADNGKDDCTTTVGLGSPVVDDNCSVATVVAQINGTDIDPDTYEFSAGTTIVTWIVSDATGNTTSCEQTVTVEVTRNCESRLLTDFNRGFSPNGDGIADTLVIKGLEKYRNNVVRIYDLSQRLLFSIHYGGPGDAWDGTHEGGTVPVGPYVCVIDFNEPGLDQERKMIYVNY from the coding sequence ATGAAAAAACAACTACAATTGGTACTGTCCATCATACTTATGGCATTGGCGGGCCTTACCGGTTATAGCCAAAATTTTTCCGTTGGTAACATTGAATACAAACCCACTTCTGCAACCGAAGTTGAGATCGTCGACTATGCCGTTACAGGAGGTCACGTGGAAATTCCCTCAACAGTGAATAATGGCGCGAACACCTATACGGTGACCGCCATTGGCAGAGAAGCTTTTGAGCATAACCAATTGACCAGTGTTGAGATACCCAACAGCGTGACCAGTATCGGCCATGAAGCTTTTCGTGGGAACAATTTACGCAAGGTGACCATCCCCAACAGTGTCACTAGTATTGATGGGGTTTCTGCTTTTCACCTTAACCCAAACCTGGAGACCATGACCGTAAAACGTAACGATCCCCCAATACTCGCTGGAAACGCCTTTCATACTCCACAAAGTTCCCTTAGACCTTCCCGTGAAAATGTAGACCTTTTAGTGCCCAAGGATGCCCTGGGGAATTATCAAGACCCAAACAAAGGCTGGACAGGCTTCAAATCCATCATTGGCATCTTTACCGTTAATGACACCGAATACGGAATTACCTCTACCTCTCCACCCGAAGTACGGATCACGGATTACACGGGTACAGCATTAGAAGTCGAAATTTCCGAAACCATCAATTATGATGGGGAAACCTACACGGTGACCGCTATTGGCATTAATGTTTTTCGGGATAAGGGATTAACCAGTATTGATATTCCCAACAGTGTAACCAGTATTGGGGCTGCTGCTTTTTATAAAAACCAATTGGCCAGTGTTGATATACCCAAAGATGTGACCACTATCGGGGCAGATGCTTTTAGGGAAAACCAATTGACCGGGGTGACCATACCGGAAGGTGTCACCAGTATTGAGGCTGGTGCTTTTCAAAGCAACGAATTAACACAGGTGATCATACCGGGTCGTGTGACCAGTATTGGTTCCTTGGCTTTTGATGGTAACTCACTTGAGAAAGTGTTTGTAAAGGCTACTGATCCCCCATCACTTAATCAAGATGCCTTTGAAGATCGTGCCCAAATAGATTTGGTCGTTCCCGAGGAAGGAGTTTATAAAAGTAATGTACAGTGGACGAATCCCAATTTCAAGTCCATATCATCATTCATAGGACAGCGCTTTACCGTAGGCGAAATAGAATACGCAATTACCTCTACCTCCCCCGATCAAGTTGAGGTTTCGGGCTATTCCGGTTCCGGAACAGAGGCGATCATCCCTCCCACGGTGATAGATAATGGCTCAAACTTCACTTACACGGTGACCGCTATTGGTGATAGGGCTTTTCAGCAAAAGGGGATGACCAGTGTCTCCATACCCAACACAGTGACCCGTATCGGGCAAGATGCCTTTTGGAAAAACCAATTGACCAGTATTGTCATTCCGGAAAGATTGACCATTCTCGGGCAACGGGCATTTGGGGAGAGCGGCTTGACCGAGGTGACCATACCGGAAGGTGTCACCAGTATCCCGCAGTGGGCCTTTGCCCAAGCCCAATTGACTGAGGTGACCATACCGGCCAATGTGGAATTTATTGGAAAGCAGGCCTTTCTTGGAGCTGGAAGCACCAACCCAATCGACGTGGTGACGGTGAAGGCCAAAAATCCACCGGCGCTCGGTGAAGAAGTCTTTGTGAATCGAGGTAAAAACCGTGAAATCATAGACTTGGAAGTACCCTTGGGTACCCTGGTTGCTTATCTAGACCCAGCCAATGGCTGGACGGGCTTCAGATCCATCTCGGAAATTCCAGAGATCGGGATGACGTTCAGTGTCGATCATATCATCTACGAGGTGACTTCTATAGACCTCAATAATGAAGAGGTCATGGTAACAGACTATAACACGGAAGGAGGTGCCAGCGTGACCATACCCTCAAGCGTAGATCATGGCTTGAACACCTTTACGGTGACCGCTATTGGTGATAGCGCTTTTTACAATGATCAATTGACCAGCGTGACCTTCGCGGATCGGAGCAAAGTGACCAGTATCGGGATAAATGGTTTTAGGAACAACCAGTTCGCCCATATGACCCTACCCAATGGTGTGACCAGTATTGAGAGCAATGCTTTCCATGGCACCCCATTGAAGGTGCTGAAGGTAGAGGCGACCAATCCAGCGCGGGTTGCCGAAAATGCCTTTACAAACCGTGACCAGATAGACTTAGTTGCTCCCGAGGGTACCCTGGAGGCTTATCAAGCAGCCAACGACTGGACGGGTTTCAGATTCATGTCCTCTGGCACCTTTACCGTTGATGACATCGATTATGCAATTACGGCTACCGCTCCAAACGAAGTCATGGTGGTGAACTATACGAACACTGCTGGTCAGGGAGTTCATGTGAGCATCCCTGAAACGGTGGATGATCAAGGTGAAACCTATACGGTGACGGCTATCGGTAATAGGGCTTTTTATGATGCCAACTGTTGGCGGGTGACCATACCAGGCGGTGTGAAAAGTATAGGAAGCCAGGCCTTTTATGGGACGAATCCCATTATCTCGGTGATAGTGGTGGGTGATGCTGACAATCCACCAACCCTCGCTGCAGATGCCTTTCAATATCCGCGCCGTAATCACCACATCAATGTGACAGTGCCCGTACCCGTAGAAAATACCCTGACGCTCAGTTCAAGTAATCTTAACACTGCGCTCAGTAATCAGGTAAAAGCGTATGAAGGTACAGGGTGGACCGGTTTCAGGTCCATCTCGACGCTCATAGGGCAGCGCTTTGATGATGATGTCCTCAAATATCAAATCACCTCGATATTCCCCGGCGGGGGTGGGGTAACCGTCGTGGGCTATGCCAATAAAAATAACCACGGATTCAGTTCGGGAGGTCACCTGGTCATTCCCGAAAGTGTCCAGGGGCGTCAGGACAGGACCTATGAGGTCAGGCATATTGGGAACGATGCTTTTAAGCATACTTTCCAAGGGCCCAAATTGACCAGCGTTGAGATGCCCTCTACGCTCAGAAGGATTGGCGAGCGGGCCTTCCTGTACAATAGTTTGACAGAGGTGATCCTACCGGAAGGTTTGACCCATATCGGGGAGGACGCTTTTTATGGTAACCAATTGACCCATGTTGAGATACCCAGCAGTGTGTTCTTGCTGGGGAGGACTGCTTTTGGGGATAACCAATTGACCCGTGTGGTCCTGCCACGAACGGGAGATATTGAGCGGTGGGCCTTTTTGTCAAATAAATTGACAGAGATTATCATACCGGCAGGTATACACGGTATAGGTTTGTATGCTTTTCAGAACAACCCGGACCTTCGTTTGGTAACGGTGGAGGCGACCGATCCCCCAGACCTCCAAAGGGATGGCTTTGCCAATGCAGACCGCGACCAAATTGACCTGGTAGTGCCCATGGGCGATATCATGATACAAGCTTACTTAGATAATGGGTGGGACGGGTTCAGGTCCATATCCTTCGGAGTCTTTACCATTGATGACATCAAATACGGAATTACAGCACCAAACGAGGTAAAGGTGCTGGACTATACCGGCACAGCAACAGAAGTGAAAATTCCCGAAGCGGTCGATAATAATGGTGAAACCTACAGAGTGACCGCTATTGGGGAAGATGCTTTTGAGGATAACCAATTGACAGCGGTGACCCTATCGGACAGTGTGGAAAGTATAGGGGTTCAGGCCTTTTATAACAACCCGGGCCTTGGTTTGGTGACGGTAGAAGCCAATGATCCACCAGCACTCGATGCCACTGCCTTTGCTAATGCCAACCGGCACCAAATTGATTTGGTAGTGCCCATTGACAAGATACAGGAGTATCTGGACAATGGGTGGGACGGGTTCAGGTCCATCAGCCACGGAATCTTTACCGTGGATGACATCAAATACGAAATTATCGCTCCAAACGAAGTAATGGTGCTGGACTATACTGGTATGGCCACAGAATTGGAAATTCCCGAAACGGTCGATGATAATGGTGAAACCTATACAGTGACTGCTATCGGAGAAGATGCTTTTTGGAATAAGCAATTGACAGCGGTGAACCTACCGGACAGTGTGGAACGTATCGGGAGCCAGGCCTTTGCCAACAACACGGACCTTGGCCTGGTGACAGTAGGAGCGGTAGATCCACCAGTGCTTGATGCTACTGCCTTTGTCAATGCAAACCGTCACGAAATTTACCTCGTGGTGCCCATTGGCAAGATACAGGAGTATCTGGACAATGGGTGGGGTGGGTTCCGGTCCATCAGCCACGGGATCTTTACCTTGGATGACATCAAATATGGAATTATCGCTCCAAACGAAGTAATGGTGCTGGACTATACTGGTATGGCCACAGAATTGGAAATTCCCGAAACGGTCGATGATAATGGTGAAACCTATACAGTGACCGCTATCGGAGAAGATGCTTTTTGGAATAAGCAATTGACAGCGGTGAACCTACCGGACAGTGTGGAACGTATCGGGAGCCAGGCCTTTGCCAACAACCCGGACCTTGGCCTGGTGACAGTAAGAGCGGTAGATCCACCAGTGCTTGATGCTACTGCCTTTGTCAATGCAAACCGTCACGAAATTTACCTCGTGGTGCCCAAAGGAAGGATGCAGGTCTATGAAGACAATGGGTGGGGCGGGTTCCGATCCATATCGGAAGACGGTACCCCTCCCCAACCGAACATTGGTGCCCCACAAAGTATTGATGACCTGGGGCCCTTTACGGTAAGCATCACGTTTGACGGTGAGGTCACGGATTTTGGAGTGGACGATATCCAGGTTACCAATGCCACGGTAAGTGCCCTTACGGGCAGCGGATTCACTTATACCGCTACCATAACACCCACATCGCCCTGTGGCATTGCCATAGCTATTCCGGCCAATGTGGCCACGGGTGTGAACGGTTTGCCCAATCCGGCGGCGCAACAGGTAAGCGTGGGTATTATGGACACCATTGCCCCGACCATAACCTGTCCCGCGAATGTGGTGGCCAATACCGCTGACAATGGTAAGGACGATTGTACCACTACGGTTGGCCTTGGCAGCCCTGTTGTCGATGACAACTGTTCCGTTGCCACTGTTGTTGCCCAGATAAATGGCACGGACATAGACCCCGATACCTATGAATTCAGCGCCGGAACAACCATCGTGACTTGGATTGTGAGCGATGCCACCGGAAATACCACTTCCTGTGAGCAGACGGTGACCGTTGAAGTGACCAGGAATTGTGAATCTAGGCTCCTTACGGATTTCAATAGGGGGTTTTCCCCCAACGGGGATGGCATTGCCGATACTTTGGTGATCAAGGGCCTTGAAAAATATAGGAACAACGTGGTGAGGATATACGACCTGAGCCAAAGGTTGTTGTTCAGCATCCATTATGGCGGACCGGGCGATGCCTGGGACGGCACCCATGAAGGCGGGACGGTGCCCGTTGGCCCCTATGTATGTGTCATTGACTTTAACGAACCAGGGCTGGACCAGGAAAGAAAAATGATCTATGTGAACTATTGA
- a CDS encoding TlpA family protein disulfide reductase: MKNRLVTIIILLNYFVYPQSNSAFEIEFRGNVYFDSEKDSLTYSKFYELDNEIKDRFLTAEKQIVHIKKDTILIEEFPKKNGALKTIFIRDKDKNDRLDLDSGQKTKWHNPYVTAKYRRLKNYKRIPKEDRTILNEQCEAWISESKNGWNKIWISKKRLEKSQLEYPDLIVNGFLVLKRTEHINGSNVAFEAKSIKKSNPSNFKNILEKHLEIDIETKYGPIDENQKLSDKSIKVGHRIDNYAFRNVFENDLIKLYDITKQKKYTIVEFWGTWCLPCLLANEKIKELKKNIWG, translated from the coding sequence ATGAAAAATAGGCTTGTTACAATTATAATTCTTTTAAACTATTTTGTTTATCCTCAAAGCAATTCTGCTTTCGAAATTGAATTCAGGGGTAATGTCTATTTTGACAGCGAAAAAGACAGCTTAACGTATTCTAAATTTTATGAATTGGATAATGAAATAAAAGATCGCTTTTTAACGGCTGAAAAACAAATTGTCCATATAAAGAAAGATACCATCCTAATTGAAGAATTTCCAAAAAAAAATGGGGCATTAAAAACAATATTTATTAGGGATAAAGATAAAAATGACAGACTTGATTTGGACTCTGGGCAAAAAACAAAATGGCACAATCCATATGTAACGGCAAAATATCGCAGACTTAAAAACTACAAGCGTATTCCCAAAGAAGACAGAACAATCCTTAATGAACAATGTGAAGCTTGGATTTCCGAATCCAAAAACGGTTGGAATAAAATTTGGATTTCTAAAAAAAGATTGGAAAAATCTCAATTGGAATATCCGGACCTAATTGTCAATGGATTTTTAGTATTGAAAAGAACTGAACACATTAATGGCTCAAATGTGGCTTTTGAAGCTAAATCCATTAAAAAAAGTAACCCCTCTAATTTTAAAAATATTTTAGAAAAGCATTTAGAAATTGATATTGAAACAAAATATGGCCCTATTGATGAAAACCAAAAATTATCTGACAAATCAATAAAAGTCGGTCATCGGATTGACAATTACGCCTTCAGAAATGTTTTTGAAAACGACCTTATCAAACTTTATGATATAACCAAACAAAAGAAATACACGATCGTAGAGTTTTGGGGAACTTGGTGTTTGCCTTGTCTGCTTGCAAACGAAAAAATCAAAGAACTAAAAAAAAACATATGGGGATAA
- a CDS encoding lipocalin family protein has translation MIPLTLVLFATLYKSYGNNIEHDCCNKPSIVGTWLEASSSTEVFTNNVSDGTITETVDAGNFIRITFNADGTFSDLQSYSYTENGDVVVKTSTDVGTYSINGNMLFIVYDGETDTGTVEFTLRGAQLVIEYVEEFTENGNQMRLVTKATYNRQ, from the coding sequence ATGATTCCGTTGACATTGGTACTATTTGCGACTTTATACAAAAGCTATGGCAATAATATTGAACACGATTGTTGTAATAAACCGTCCATAGTGGGCACCTGGTTGGAGGCTTCAAGCTCGACCGAGGTGTTTACAAACAATGTTTCTGATGGTACAATAACGGAAACCGTTGATGCCGGTAACTTCATTAGGATCACCTTCAATGCGGACGGAACATTCAGTGACCTTCAGTCTTACTCTTATACCGAAAATGGAGATGTTGTTGTCAAAACATCGACCGATGTTGGTACATATTCCATCAACGGAAACATGCTTTTTATTGTCTATGACGGAGAAACCGATACCGGAACGGTTGAATTTACTTTGAGAGGGGCACAGCTTGTAATTGAGTATGTAGAGGAATTTACTGAAAATGGCAACCAAATGAGATTGGTCACAAAAGCGACCTATAACAGACAGTGA